The Metabacillus litoralis genome contains a region encoding:
- a CDS encoding protein adenylyltransferase SelO has product MTKEQDLNSGWKIDNSYARLPKKFFSEQQPTPVRNPELIILNKKLASSLGLDAEALQAHKQVEVFAGNRIPEGSTPLAQAYAGHQFGHLNMLGDGRAVLLGEQITPQDERVDIQLKGSGRTPYSRGGDGRAALGPMLREYIISEAMYALGIPTTRSLAVTTTGEKILRETELPGAILTRVAASHIRVGTFQFAAQLGTDEELKALADYTIERHYPEIERNDNRYLSLLQQMIIKQASLIAKWQHVGFIHGVMNTDNMTVSGETIDYGPCAFMDTYDPETVFSSIDVQGRYAYGNQPFIGGWNLARFAESLIPLLHEDQDKAVEIAQEEISKYMGVYEANWLSGMRAKLGLFTEEKDDKPLIDDLLTLMQKHKADYTNTFVALTFDKSDDMEIFRSTEFEQWKERWHERLSKQKESKEESQKLMRNHNPAVIPRNHRVEEALEAAEKHGDYTVMEHLLEALTKPFAHTADQEKYCSLPPKSGQPYRTYCGT; this is encoded by the coding sequence ATGACAAAGGAACAAGACTTAAATTCAGGTTGGAAAATTGACAATAGCTATGCTCGCCTGCCCAAAAAGTTTTTTAGTGAACAACAACCAACTCCTGTTAGGAACCCTGAGTTAATCATATTGAATAAAAAATTAGCCTCATCACTAGGATTAGACGCCGAAGCGTTACAAGCTCATAAGCAAGTAGAGGTTTTTGCTGGTAACCGAATTCCAGAAGGGTCTACACCACTTGCACAAGCATATGCAGGGCATCAATTTGGTCATTTAAACATGTTGGGTGATGGTCGTGCAGTTCTGCTCGGTGAACAAATAACCCCTCAAGATGAGCGGGTTGATATCCAACTAAAAGGTTCAGGGAGAACACCTTATTCACGCGGTGGAGATGGCCGGGCTGCACTTGGACCAATGCTTCGCGAATACATTATTAGTGAAGCTATGTATGCCTTAGGTATACCGACTACGAGAAGCTTAGCGGTCACAACAACTGGTGAGAAGATTCTCCGAGAAACAGAGCTTCCTGGTGCCATTTTAACTCGTGTGGCTGCAAGTCATATTCGCGTTGGAACATTCCAATTTGCTGCCCAATTGGGAACAGATGAGGAGCTTAAAGCTCTGGCTGATTATACAATAGAGCGTCATTATCCGGAGATTGAAAGAAATGATAACAGGTATCTATCACTTCTTCAACAAATGATCATCAAGCAAGCTTCATTAATTGCAAAGTGGCAGCACGTTGGGTTTATCCACGGAGTCATGAACACTGATAATATGACAGTTAGTGGAGAAACGATTGATTATGGTCCTTGCGCCTTTATGGATACATATGACCCTGAAACTGTTTTTAGCTCAATTGATGTTCAGGGCCGTTATGCCTATGGTAACCAACCATTTATAGGTGGATGGAATTTAGCACGATTTGCCGAATCTCTTATACCGCTTCTTCATGAAGATCAAGATAAAGCGGTTGAAATAGCTCAGGAAGAAATATCTAAATATATGGGCGTTTATGAAGCAAATTGGCTTAGTGGAATGAGAGCAAAGTTAGGTCTCTTTACTGAAGAAAAAGACGATAAACCATTAATAGATGACCTTCTTACCTTAATGCAGAAGCATAAGGCAGACTATACAAATACCTTTGTTGCCTTAACATTCGATAAATCAGATGACATGGAAATTTTCCGTTCCACTGAATTTGAACAATGGAAAGAGCGTTGGCATGAAAGATTAAGCAAGCAAAAAGAATCTAAAGAAGAATCACAAAAGCTAATGAGGAATCATAATCCTGCAGTAATTCCTCGTAACCATCGTGTGGAAGAAGCATTAGAGGCAGCTGAAAAACATGGTGATTACACCGTAATGGAGCACTTATTGGAAGCTTTAACCAAACCTTTTGCACATACTGCTGATCAAGAAAAATACTGTAGTCTGCCTCCTAAATCAGGTCAGCCTTACCGGACTTATTGTGGAACTTGA
- a CDS encoding TetR/AcrR family transcriptional regulator yields the protein MAKKESTKEVILKTATCLFQRQGYHGTGLNQIIEESGAPKGSIYYHFPNGKEEIALEAIHQMKRDILERAQEDLSEGVTAVEAFQFYINKIASIFDHPKMIEGLSIGLIASEIASTHENLRLACEAVFKDWQALYVNKLKAHGMETEKAEELGLTITALIEGACTLSATHKNGDPLRVIAKQLPLLLS from the coding sequence ATGGCAAAAAAGGAGAGTACAAAGGAAGTTATCCTTAAAACAGCAACATGCTTATTTCAGCGCCAAGGCTATCATGGAACTGGATTGAATCAAATCATTGAGGAAAGCGGAGCACCAAAAGGCTCCATCTATTATCACTTTCCAAATGGTAAAGAGGAAATTGCCTTGGAGGCTATTCATCAAATGAAACGGGATATATTGGAACGTGCACAGGAAGATTTGAGTGAGGGAGTAACAGCTGTAGAAGCATTTCAATTTTATATAAATAAAATTGCATCTATTTTTGATCATCCAAAAATGATTGAGGGATTATCAATAGGTCTTATTGCTTCAGAAATAGCTTCAACACACGAAAATTTACGATTAGCTTGTGAAGCTGTTTTTAAGGATTGGCAAGCTTTGTATGTTAATAAGCTTAAAGCACATGGCATGGAAACAGAGAAAGCAGAAGAATTAGGCTTAACAATAACTGCGTTGATTGAAGGAGCCTGTACACTATCTGCTACTCACAAAAATGGGGACCCTCTACGTGTAATTGCAAAACAGTTGCCGTTATTGTTGTCATAA